In Malassezia japonica chromosome 2, complete sequence, one DNA window encodes the following:
- the mtd1 gene encoding methylenetetrahydrofolate dehydrogenase (NAD(+)) (COG:H; BUSCO:EOG09263RW3; EggNog:ENOG503NVZ5), which yields MATQPKPEYPGKLLQAVAIAKPFQESIEAEIGQRKDKNLSVPKLVGILAKPSPPSIAYAEWTRKACEAVGINFEIWKTWDDEELGKDAESKLSTPESLQNFGLEADVEDLILAANRDKSVDGIMVYYPIFGGRQDTYLQQIVDPRKDVEGLNFYYCWNLYHNVRWIQPSQLGSAPGTTNEAELQNLDSNVAEDGEVPPGFGKSILPCTPLAVVKALEASGVYDFKLPYGDRLYGKTITVINRSEVVGRPLAALLANDGARVFSVDIDSIVEFNKRADDDVQTPTQLRKSKKVVQAHKENSAARLRPAHVVRACSHPDAESCVRESDVVIGGVPAASYKVPTEWIKEGAVCVNFSSEKNFETNVRSRAAAYLPAIGKITVAMLQRNLLRLVDYKEISQTRA from the coding sequence ATGGCGACGCAACCCAAGCCCGAGTACCCCGGCAAGCTGCTGCAGGCCGTGGCGATTGCCAAGCCCTTCCAGGAGAGCATTGAGGCGGAGATTGGCCAGCGCAAGGACAAGAATCTGTCTGTCCCCAAGCTCGTGGGTATCCTTGCCAAGCCGAGCCCCCCCTCGATCGCGTATGCGGAGTGGACGCGCAAGGCGTGCGAGGCGGTTGGCATCAACTTTGAGATCTGGAAGACGTGGGATGACGAGGAACTTGGCAAGGATGCCGAGTCTAAGCTCAGCACCCCCGAGAGCCTGCAGAACTTTGGTCTGGAGGCAGATGTCGAAGACCTGATTCTGGCGGCCAACCGCGACAAGAGCGTGGACGGCATCATGGTATACTACCCCATCTTTGGCGGTCGCCAGGACACTTACCTGCAGCAGATTGTGGACCCCCGCAAGGACGTCGAGGGCCTCAACTTTTACTACTGCTGGAACTTGTACCACAACGTGCGGTGGATCCAGCCGTCGCAGCTCGGCAGTGCCCCGGGCACCACgaacgaggccgagctccAGAACCTTGACAGTAATGTGGCCGAGGACGGCGAGGTCCCCCCCGGCTTTGGCAAGAGTATCCTACCCTGCACTCCCCTCGCGGTGGTCAAGGCGCTGGAGGCGAGTGGAGTATACGACTTCAAGCTGCCCTACGGCGACCGTCTGTACGGCAAGACGATCACCGTGATCAACCGCTCCGAGGTGGTCGGTCGCCCcctggcggcgctgctggccaACGACGGTGCGCGTGTCTTTTCCGTGGACATCGACTCGATTGTGGAGTTCAACAAGCGTGCGGACGACGATGTGCAGACGCCtacgcagctgcgcaagtcGAAGAAGGTCGTTCAGGCCCACAAGGAGAAtagcgcggcgcgtctgcgccccgcgcacgtcgtgcgtgcgtgcAGCCACCCCGATGCGGagagctgcgtgcgggAATCCGACGTGGTGATCGGCGGTGTGCCCGCAGCGAGTTACAAGGTGCCTACCGAGTGGATCAAGGAGGGTGCGGTGTGCGTCAACTTCAGCTCCGAGAAGAACTTTGAGACGAACGTGCGCAGCCGGGCAGCTGCCTACCTGCCTGCTATTGGCAAGATCACCGTCGCGATGCTCCAGCGCaacctgctgcgcctggtGGATTACAAGGAGATTTCTCAGACCCGTGCATAG
- a CDS encoding uncharacterized protein (COG:G; EggNog:ENOG503P5U8) — MGGSESRAPAWLEDITLDERFVLAVDEVPHAQLAVYDARLVRRGTAALGGDGAVSIAAVRTKDGAQVYVANYDSGSVSVVDLLPDGALGAAHVIRFTRSGTGPVSARQDKSYAHQVMPAPDGRHVYVCDLGADRIHILRVGAHAADAKHVDSVAVRDGSGPRHIAFDGDMAYVVMELSLEVQAYVRDASGMLVPQGLPVAACAGPGARTLAEIVVAPQRVYVSSRGDPVEDHIGVFCRAPSGALSHLQWHPSGGRVPRHFSASADGRYLAVANQGSETLAILDAERLAVLAQHRVGPINYAGFH, encoded by the exons ATGGGCGGAT CAGAGAGCCGGGCTCCGGCATGGCTCGAGGACAttacgctcgacgagcggtTCGTGCtggcggtcgacgaggtgccccatgcgcagctcgccgtgtacgacgcgcgcctcgtgcggcgAGGGAcagcggcgcttggcggCGATGGCGCGGTGTCgatcgcggccgtgcgcaccaaAGACGGCGCGCAGGTCTACGTCg caAACTATGACTCGGGGTCCGTGTCGGTCGTGGACCTCTTGCCTGATGGCGCgcttggcgcggcgcacgttATCCGCTTCACGCGAAGCGGTACAGGGCCGGTGTCCGCGCGCCAAGACAAGTCGTACGCGCACCAGGTCATGCCCGCGCCGGACGGGCGCCACGTCTATGTGTGCGACCTCGGTGCGGACCGTATCCATATCCTCCGAGTcggcgcgcatgccgccgaTGCGAAGCATGTCGACTCGGTGGCGGTGCGCGATGGGAGCGGCCCTCGCCATATCGCATTCGACGGGGACATGGCGTACGTCGTGATGGagctctcgctcgaggTCCAGGCGTACGTGCGAGACGCGTCGGGCATGCTTGTGCCCCAAGGCCTCCCGGtggcagcgtgcgccggccctggcgcgcggacgctcgccgagattgTCGTGGCCCCCCAGCGCGTCTATGTGAGCAGCCGCGGGGACCCTGTCGAGGACCACATCGGCGTCTTTTGCCGTGCACCCAGCGGTGCGCTCTCTCACCTGCAGTGGCATCCGAGCGGCGGGCGTGTTCCGCGGCACTTttccgcgagcgccgacggccgctACCTTGCGGTGGCGAACCAAGGCAGCGAGACGCTTGCgatcctcgacgccgagcgcctggcggtcctcgcgcagcaccgcgtaGGTCCGATCAACTATGCAGGATTTCACTAG
- the TMA20 gene encoding translation machinery-associated protein 20 (EggNog:ENOG503P146; COG:J; BUSCO:EOG09264RQY), with protein sequence MSLFKKLDPKTDVGTPTSLKSSVQRGIRTKLLEQYEDTLGANDGALLEQIMPKKEPMTVVKFKREHVQIVLSKGLPVFFQHYDGPYLPTLHVLHQYPALLPWIQVDRGAIKFLLSGANVMSPGLTSAGGHLPDASNGEKPLAKGTPVAIRSQGKQHEVSVGVLLLGTDEIKTQGKGNAVDNVHYLGDDLYAACSRGGFQ encoded by the exons ATGTCCTTGTTCAAGAAGCTGGACCCGAAGACGGATGTGGGCACGCCCACGTCGCTCAAGTCGTCAGTGCAGCGCGGAATCCGGAccaagctgctcgagcagtacgaggacacgctcggcgcgaacgacggcgcgctcctcgagcagatcATGCCGAAGAAGGAGCCGATGACTGTCGTCAAGTTCAAGCGCGAGCATGTGCAGATTGTCCTCTCCAAGGGCCTGCCGGTGTTCTTCCAGCACTATGACGGCCCTTACCTGCCGACGCTCCATGTCCTCCACCAAT ACCCGGCGCTCCTGCCCTGGATCCAGGTGgaccgcggcgcgatcAAGTTTTTGCTGTCTGGTGCGAATGTCATGTCGCCCGGCCTGACGTCGGCGGGCGGCCACCTGCCGGATGCGTCGAACGGCGAAAAGCCCCTTGCAAAGGGCACGCCGGTCGCCATCCGTTCGCAAGGCAAGCAGCACGAGGTCTCGGTCGGTgtcctgctcctcggcaccgACGAGATCAAGACGCAAGGCAAAGGCAATGCGGTGGACAATGTGCACTACCTCGgtg ACGATCTCTACGCTGCGTGCAGCCGCGGGGGCTTCCAGTAA
- a CDS encoding prolyl oligopeptidase (COG:O; MEROPS:MER0000392; EggNog:ENOG503NX4Q) has protein sequence MTRTNWTPSKAPYPPARRSDASTTYASAKHGKVTVPEPYDWLETPPSQSEETAAWTKAQAAYTDAFLAECGDKEAFKKRLEQNWDYVRTSAPSHKRDGRYYYSYNAGLAPQSVIYRATREEIDAVHGTSQKEPVGELFFDTNVLSDDGTVALSLTAFSHTGKYVTYGLSVSGSDWIKLYVRPTDAPLVSNDGTEGGAGRLADVIENVKFSSAVWTHDDQGFFYQRYPAVSHEDKGTETDANQDAELYYHRLGTPQSDDVLVIARDAATPSSMWHPTVTDDGKWVLLENSKDTDTKQRFYLAPLEGQTIGASMRWIPISTEFKYTLGYLGNDGNRFYFITNKDAPNYRVVALDVDPAQAVATEHVAELTGANDAFVDLVAEDSKAIVTSAKIVDQNKLLVLVSRDVKDELWLHDLEGKQITRLLPDLVGTVGQVAGLREDREVFVLTVSFSNPGTVHRIAWQGEPSKVEGPTSVEVYSATHVAGIRPEEYTSTQIFVPSKDGTEIPVFLTYPKSMPLDGSAPALVYFYGGFNIPLNPVFSPSMMTWVASYGGILAFVNARGGGEYGDKWHEAGMLFNKQNVFDDVMAATQHLHEHKYAAKGKITIMGGSNGGLGVAAVANQCTDASGIGAAIADVGVHDMLKFPLWTIGKAWAADYGNPQEDGAAFDYNYAYSPLHNVTQKVYPTMILACADHDDRVVPAHSFKLAAELQHQRKDNPNPLLLRVELQAGHGAGKSTQKRIDEASEKFAIVARMLGLSLAKGSAL, from the exons ATGACCCGCACGAACTGGACGCCGAGCAAGGCGCCGTACCCccccgcacgccgctcggaTGCATCGACGacgtacgcctcggcgaaGCACGGAAAAGTGACCGTGCCCGAGCCGTACGACTGGCTCGAGACGCCCCCGTCGCAGAGCGAGGAGACGGCTGCGTGGACCAAAGCGCAGGCCGCGTATACCGATGCGTTCCTCGCCGAGTGTGGCGATAAGGAGGCGTTCAagaagcgcctcgagcagaaCTGGGATTATGTGcggacctcggcgccgtcgcacaagcgcgacggccgctACTACTACTCGTACAACGCgggccttgcgccgcagagcGTGATTTaccgtgcgacgcgcgaaGAGATTGATGCCGTGCACGGCACGTCGCAAAAGGAGCCGGTTGGCGAACTGTTCTTTGATACCAATGTCCTGTCCGACGACGGCACGGTCGCATTGTCGCTGACCGCCTTTTCGCACACGGGCAAGTACGTCACGTACGGCCTGTCGGTCAGCGGCTCGGACTGGATCAAGCTGTACGTGCGCCCGActgatgcgccgctcgtctcgAACGACGGCACCgaaggcggcgcgggccgcCTGGCCGACGTGATCGAGAACGTCAAGTTTTCCTCGGCCGTCTGGACGCACGACGACCAGGGCTTCTTCTACCAGCGCTACCCCGCCGTGTCGCACGAGGACAAGGGCACGGAGACGGATGCGAACCAGGACGCCGAGTTGTATTaccaccgcctcggcacgccgcagtcggacgacgtgctggTCATCGCCAGGGACGCagccacgccgagctcgatgTGGCATCCCACCGTGACCGACGACGGAAAGTGGGTCCTCCTGGAGAACTCCAAGGACACGGATACGAAGCAGCGCTTCtacctcgcgccgctcgagggccagacgatcggcgcgtcgatgcgctggaTTCCCATCTCGACCGAATTCAAGTACACGCTCGGCTACCTCGGCAACGACGGCAACCGCTTCTACTTTATCACGAACAAGGATGCGCCGAACTACCGCGTggtcgccctcgacgtcgatcccgcgcaggcggtcgcgacggagcacgtcgcggagCTGACCGGGGCCAACGACGCGTTtgtcgacctcgtcgccgaggactCCAAGGCGATCGTGACCTCGGCCAAGATCGTCGACCAGAACAAGCTCCTGGTGCTTgtctcgcgcgacgtcAAGGACGAGCTGTGGCtccacgacctcgaggGCAAGCAGATCACGCGCCTCCTGCCCGACCTGGTCGGCACCGTCGGCCAGGTCGcgggcctgcgcgaggaccgCGAGGTGTTTGTGCTGACTGTCTCCTTCTCGAACCCCGGCACGGTGCACCGCATCGCGTGGCAGGGCGAGCCGAGCAAGGTCGAGGGGCCGACGTCCGTCGAGGTGTACTCTGcgacgcacgtcgccggcaTCCGCCCGGAGGAGTACACGAGCACCCAGATCTTTGTTCCGAGCAAGGACGGCACCGAGATCCCCGTCTTTTTGACGTACCCCAAGTCGatgccgctcgacggctCTGCCCCGGCGCTGGTCTACTTTTACGGCGGCTTCAACATCCCGCTGAACCCCGTCTTTTCTCCGTCGATGATGACGTGGGTCGCGTCGTACGGCGGTATCCTCGCGTTTGTCaatgcgcgcggcggcggcgagtaCGGCGACAAGTGGCACGAGGCGGGCATGCTCTTTAACAAGCAAAACGTATTCGACGACGTGAtggccgcgacgcagcaCCTGCACGAGCACAAGTACGCCGCCAAGGGCAAGATCACCATCATGGGCGGCTCCAACGGCGGCCTGGGCGTTGCTGCCGTCGCAAACCAGTGCACCGACGCGAGCGGAatcggcgcggcgatcgccgacgtcggcgtgcacgaCATGCTCAAGTTCCCTCTGTGGACCATCGGCAAGGCGTGGGCGGCCGACTACGGCAACCCCCAAgaggacggcgcggcgtttgACTACAACTATGCCTACTCGCCGCTGCACAATGTCACGCAAAAGGTCTATCCGACGATGATTTTGGCGTGTGCGGACCACGACGACCGTGTCGTGCCCGCCCACTCGTTCAAGCTCGCagccgagctgcagcaccaGCGCAAGGACAACCCCAACCCCCTGCTGCTccgtgtcgagctgcaAGCCGGCCACGGCGCAGGAAAGAGCACGCAGAAGCGCATTGACGAGGCGAGCGAAA AATTCGCGATTGTCGCACGGATGCTCGGCCTGTCGCTGGCCAAGGGCTCGGCGCTGTAG
- the YUH1 gene encoding ubiquitinyl hydrolase 1 (MEROPS:MER0000836; COG:O; EggNog:ENOG503NUZS), producing MSSPWVPLEANPELFTEWSARLGLDTQKHAFHDIFGLDADLLAMVPQPVDAVLFLFPLTLGIDARQTAEDAVYAEPKDAKELLYLPQTIGNACGTIGLLHAISNSRAASAVQAGTPLAQLLEAARNAPQGQRPQLLETCDALRDAHAQTAGEGQTAAPEAHAQVDLHFVAFVRGPSGKLIELDGRRRGPIERDVDVPTAADLLTAAAQFVQTYYMQADPDQVQYNLIALGPGSA from the exons ATGTCTTCGCCGTGGGTCCCGCTGGAAGCGAACCCTGAGCTCTTTACAGAATGGAGTGCGAGGCTTGGACTCGATACGCAGAAGCATGCGTTCCACGATATCTTTGGCCTGGATGCTGACCTGCTGGCGATGGTTCCCCAGCcggtcgacgcggtgctcttcctcttccccctgacgctcggcatcgaTGCGCGCCAGACGGCCGAGGACGCGGTGTACGCCGAGCCGAAGGACGCAAAAGAGCTGCTTTACCTCCCCCAGACG ATCGGCAATGCATGCGGCACCATCGGCCTGCTGCACGCCATCAGCAATTCGCGGGCCGCCTCGGCTGTGCAGGCCGGCACGccactcgcgcagctcctcgaggccgcgcgcaaTGCGCCGCAGGGGCAGCGCCCCCAGCTCCTGGAGACctgcgatgcgctgcgcgacgcgcacgcacagACCGCCGGCGAAGGACAGACGGCTGCGCCagaggcgcacgcgcaggtcgacctGCACTTTGTCGCCTTTGTGCGTGGCCCGAGCGGCAAGCTGATCGAGCTCgatggccgccgccgtggaCCGATCGAGCGCGATGTCGACGTGCCGACCGCCGCGGATCTCTTgacggctgcggcgcagttTGTACAGACCTACTAT ATGCAAGCGGATCCCGACCAGGTGCAGTACAATCTCATTGCCCTGGGCCCTGGCAGCGCGTAA
- a CDS encoding uncharacterized protein (EggNog:ENOG503P5C7): MLRLVRSPAVARVGVRALRAPLPAPLPARTLATKPRQGVVSYAAKLMSDPVIEVIALASRIARILLGSALAVGTVTFVAWEGAHQYVEHVAMWRDGKPGAVTEHDPYAWQLDDVLQHVGHMEGTDARLGIFGRHIVRSAWIAENWGGGIAPAAIFGKAPRGLRTTGVQDLSAHQGLTLAERFLNTALLVAEQRKVTVQEFAHDAQPLDTTAVSLEAWLANLRAKIGTPAMLAQAGLAYEKLYDAYAAQPNAGAYCALLATRLGTLQGRLGHTQYALEWFDRALHGKGSTLALVDGTLGGRPPRETPAEVRNALGVLRALSRVYVQEASSSASPRTSLYDALRAQVAGLRLAEAERERGGAGVDAALQHAWALEVEGELAVHIAETLYALERHPAQKTWWRFWGASDKLLATRPTGAPSVPAGRYEPSRAWLAFAAERAAAALAQLAAETPTENSQRHAAQRIGNAATQVDEEAQQLLHALSTRT, translated from the coding sequence ATGCTCCGTCTGGTGAGGAGCCccgccgtggcgcgcgtcggcgtgcgtgcgctgcgtgcgccgctacCTGCACCGCTGCCTGCGAGGACGCTGGCGACCAAGCCGCGGCAGGGCGTCGTGTCGTATGCGGCAAAGCTCATGTCGGACCCGGTCATTGAGGTGATTgcgctcgcctcgcgcatcgcgcgcatcCTCCTTGGatcggcgctcgcggtggGCACCGTGACGTTTGTCGCTTGGGAAGGCGCGCACCAGTACGTAGAGCACGTCGCAATGTGGCGCGATGGCAAGCCGGGGGCGGTCACCGAACACGACCCCTACGCGTggcagctcgacgacgtgctccaGCACGTCGGGCACATGGAAggcaccgacgcgcgcctcggcatctTTGGACGGCATatcgtgcgcagcgcctggatcGCTGAGAACTGGGGCGGTGGCATCGCGCCCGCTGCCATCTTTGGCAAGGCGCCGCGGGGCTTGCGCACCACCGGCGTCCAGGACCTGTCGGCCCACCAGGGCctgacgctcgccgagcgcttcctcaacactgcgctgctcgtcgctgagcagcgcaaggtcaCTGTGCAGGAGTTTGCGCATGACGCACAGCCGCTCGACACCACCGCCgtgtcgctcgaggcgtggCTCGCGAATCTCCGCGCCAAGATCGGCACGCCCGCGATGCTCGCCCAGGCGGGCCTCGCGTACGAGAAGCTCTAcgacgcgtacgcggcgcagcccaACGCGGGCGCGTACTGCGCCctgctcgcgacgcgcctcggtaCGCTCCAAGGACGCCTGGGGCACACGCAGTACGCGCTCGAGTGGTtcgaccgtgcgctgcacggcaagggcagcacgctcgcactcgtcgacggcacgctcggcggccgcccgccgcgcgagacgccggccgaggtgcgcaatgcgctcggcgtgctccgTGCGCTCTCGCGCGTCTACGTGCAGGAggcgagcagcagcgcctcgccccgCACCTCGCtgtacgacgcgctgcgtgcgcaggtcgccggcctgcgcctcgccgaggccgagcgcgagcgcggcggtgcgggcgtcgatgcggcgctgcagcacgcgtgggcgctcgaggtggaAGGCGAGCTCGCAGTGCACAttgccgagacgctctacgcgctcgagcggcaccCCGCGCAAAAGACGTGGTGGAGATTCTGGGGCGCGTCCGACAAGctcctcgcgacgcgcccgaccggtgcgccgagcgtgccggcggGGCGCTACGAGCCGAGCCGTGCGTGGCTTGCGTttgcggccgagcgcgcggccgcggccctcgcgcagctcgccgccgagacgccgaCCGAGAACAGCCAGCGCcatgccgcgcagcgtATCGGCAacgccgcgacgcaggTGGACGAAGAGGCCCAGCAGCTCTTGCATGCACTTTCCACGCGGACATAG
- the taf6 gene encoding histone H4-like TAF Taf6, SAGA complex subunit (TransMembrane:2 (o338-357i369-387o); COG:K; EggNog:ENOG503NV9P) produces MSNSGGAKRSSANGSFTGGASTPVFGPSIPSSVYPKDSVKDVAESLGITNLRDNIATALATDIEYRIRDIAQSAAKYMKHSKRSRMTTSDIDNALRQKNIEPLYGFFPPYTGGKAKGPWFRTVQTASGVPMYMVEDEEVDFDSILENGPRVGVGRGVGWHAHWLAIEGIQPPIPENPVFLARQSAAGDGALPDAGEAAAELGSTAVKPLVKHVLSRELQLYYERLTSSIISPPADAETSQGEAPPSDVAAAQLSQYSQGSSGNTVRDAALASLRGDAGIHQLVPYLIQWVGANVTHVLRSRPAEADAQERERTVHVLHTMLDTLHALLINPSIFIEPYLHQLMPSVLSILLAVYTLTHEVHADLERAALALRLYAATLLAYIIDHFAECYPTLKPRVVATLLQALFAHVDDGTAATTPEASGSLDAKIGALIALRKLGPASFKTLLGNVGVLPPLESSEEHDAERIPLRDMGAWLKTLVASEGRAGFLAKCIVEQVRGGLRALGTESDGAPAIPDAATLEQIEGMYGPYWTREVLHEDAAALTALAQYRPLAEEQ; encoded by the coding sequence ATGTCGAATTCGGGTGGAGCGAAGCGAAGCAGCGCCAACGGCTCGTTTACGGGCGGGGCGAGCACCCCGGTGTTTGGCCCGAGCATCCCGTCGAGCGTGTACCCCAAAGACTCTGTTAAGGATGtcgccgagtcgctcggcaTCACGAACCTGCGCGACAATATCGCCACGGCGCTGGCGACCGACATCGAGTACCGCATCCGCGACATTGCGCAGAGCGCGGCCAAGTACATGAAGCActcgaagcgctcgcgcatgaCGACGTCAGACATTGacaatgcgctgcgccaaaAGAACATTGAACCGCTGTACGGCTTCTTCCCGCCGTACACGGGCGGCAAGGCCAAGGGGCCCTGGTTCCGTACCGTGCAGACCGCGTCGGGCGTGCCGATGTACAtggtcgaggacgaggaggtgGACTTTGATAGCATCCTCGAGAACGGGCcacgcgtcggcgtcggccgcggcgtcggctggCACGCCCACTGGCTCGCGATCGAGGGCATCCAGCCGCCGATCCCTGAAAACCCTGTTTTCCTCGCCCGGCAGTCGGccgcgggcgacggcgcgctgccggaCGCTGGtgaggccgcggcggagctCGGAAGCACGGCGGTCAAGCCGCTCGTGAAGCACGTTCTgtcgcgcgagctgcagctgTACTACGAGCGCCTCACTTCGTCGATCATCAGTCCCccagccgacgccgagacgagccagggcgaggcgccgccttcggacgtcgccgccgcgcagctctcGCAGTACTCGCAGGGCTCGAGCGGCAacacggtgcgcgacgcggcgctggcaAGCCTGCGTGGCGACGCGGGTATTCACCAGCTCGTGCCGTACCTGATCCAGTGGGTCGGCGCGAACGTGACGCATGTCCTGCGCTCACGCCCGGCCGAGGCAGATGCacaggagcgcgagcgcaccgtgcATGTGCTGCACACgatgctcgacacgctgcacgcgctgctgATCAACCCGTCGATCTTTATCGAGCCGTACCTGCACCAGCTCATGCCGTCGGTCCTGTCGATCCTGCTTGCGGTCTATACCTTGACGCACGAGGTGCACGCGGATCTGGAGCGCGCAGCGCTGGCGTTGCGCCTGTACGCTGCTACTCTGCTGGCCTACATTATCGACCACTTTGCCGAGTGCTACCCCACGCTGAagccgcgcgtcgtcgcgacgctgctccaggcgctctttgcgcacgtcgacgacggcaCAGCCGCGACCACGCCCGAGGCCTCGggctcgctcgacgccaagatcggcgcgctgattgcactgcgcaagctcgggCCGGCGAGCTTCAAGACGCTCCTGGGCAATGTCGGCGTCCTGCCACCGCTCGAGTCCAGcgaggagcacgacgcggagcgcatTCCGCTGCGCGATATGGGCGCGTGGCTCAAGACGCTTGTCGCGTCCGAGGGGCGTGCGGGCTTCCTCGCAAAATgcatcgtcgagcaggtgcgcggcggcctgcgcgcgctcggcaccgaAAGCGACGGCGCTCCGGCCATCCCGGACgctgcgacgctcgagcagatcgAGGGCATGTACGGGCCCTACTGgacgcgcgaggtgctccacgaggacgccgcggcgctcaccGCCTTGGCGCAATATCGTCCACTGGCTGAAGAACAGTAG
- the PEP12 gene encoding SNAP receptor (EggNog:ENOG503NZAW; TransMembrane:1 (i269-287o); COG:U): MSFRDLEQGLGGEDQTPLAPRGRNAERDVPSSRAESTEFMRLTEQVGLHVFRINANVSTLQKLDARLRKSGYQSNDDLRRQFNDLSEQTRSIVKDATDDVKALSAFPLRSSPGSTRSSPAVLMQSKQQRDFQQALAAFQAIQKSGIRKEKEALAYVKAQTDAADESTAESAEPLGGLQQEVQVPRISQAELEFQEALIAEREAEIREIETGVQELNEIFRDLSHIVQEQGGMIDNIEYNIGNIATNAHGADRELLQAHNYQRRAGRRTACLMVIVAFVIAVVLLALLA, from the exons ATGTCCTTTCGCGATTTGGAGCAGGGGCTGGGTGGCGAGGACcagacgccgctcgcgccgcggggccgtaatgccgagcgcgatgtGCCCAGCAGCCGCGCGGAGAGCACCGAGTTTATGCGGCTCACGGAGCAGGTCGGCCTCCACGTATTCCGCATCAATGCCAACGTCTCGACGCTGCAGaagctcgatgcgcgcctgcgcaagtCGGGCTACCAGTCGAACGATGACCTGCGCCGCCAATT CAACGACCTGAGCGAGCagacgcgctcgatcgTCAAGGACGCGACTGACGACGTCAAGGCCTTGTCGGCCTTCCCGCTGCGCTCCAGCCCTggctcgacacgctcgtcgccggcggtgcTGATGCAGTCgaagcagcagcgcgactttcagcaggcgcttgcggcaTTCCAGGCGATCCAAAAGTCGGGCATCCGcaaggagaaggaggcgctcgcctACGTCAAGGCCCAgaccgacgccgcggaCGAGTCCACCGCCgagagcgccgagccgctggGCGGACTGCAGCAGGAGGTGCAGGTGCCGCGCATCTcgcaggccgagctcgagttcCAAGAAGCGCTcattgccgagcgcgaggccgaaATCCGCGAGATCGAGACGGGCGTCCAGGAACTGAACGAGATCTTCCGCGACCTGAGCCACATCGTCCAGGAACAGGGGGGGATGATTGACAATATCGAGTACAATATCGGAAACATTGCTACGAATGCCCACGGGGCAGATCGCGAACTGCTCCAGGCACACAACTACCAACGCCGCGCGGGACGCCGCACAGCGTGCTTAATGGTGATCGTGGCCTTTGTGATTGCAGTCGTGCTGCTGGCG ctcctcgcaTAG